One region of Arthrobacter sp. StoSoilB22 genomic DNA includes:
- the cobA gene encoding uroporphyrinogen-III C-methyltransferase: MAIQDIYPTALRLLGRPVLVVGGGPVAQRRAKGLLDAGAEVTVVAPVATETLRGQAASGLLTWEPREYRTSDLDGVWFVQTATGTAAVDTQVAADAEAQRVWCVNASDHEASAAWTPAVAVVDDVKIAINAGGDPRRAMALRNAVATALETGDLPLRRHRKLDAAGKAPLGSVALVGGGPGDSGLITVRGRRLLGQADVVVADRLGPRELLKELAPDVRVIEVGKTPGHHPVPQLEINRILVEEALKGNRVVRLKGGDPYVLGRGGEEAEFCRQNGVEVEVVSGVTSAISVPAAAGIPVTHRGLAKGFSVVTGHEELSEVPARPDHTVVLLMGVAQLRDSAAALAGSGLPLDTPVGIVENGYLPDQRVTIGTLGTIADQAEAVGVANPAVIVIGDVVRVSPFAPQHFKTADYSTITPNRPRVRSN, translated from the coding sequence ATGGCAATACAGGACATTTACCCCACCGCCCTGCGGCTGCTCGGCCGCCCGGTGCTGGTGGTTGGCGGCGGCCCCGTTGCGCAGCGTCGCGCCAAGGGACTGCTCGACGCCGGTGCTGAAGTCACCGTGGTCGCACCCGTTGCCACCGAAACACTTCGCGGTCAGGCGGCATCCGGGCTCCTCACCTGGGAGCCGCGGGAGTACCGCACCTCGGACCTCGACGGCGTCTGGTTCGTCCAGACCGCTACTGGCACAGCCGCTGTGGACACCCAGGTAGCGGCCGACGCCGAGGCTCAGCGCGTCTGGTGCGTCAACGCCTCTGATCACGAAGCATCCGCTGCGTGGACGCCGGCCGTTGCCGTGGTGGACGACGTCAAGATCGCCATCAATGCCGGGGGAGACCCTCGCCGCGCCATGGCCCTTCGCAACGCTGTTGCCACCGCACTGGAAACGGGTGATCTTCCGCTCCGCCGGCACCGTAAGCTGGACGCCGCCGGCAAGGCACCCCTTGGCTCTGTGGCTTTGGTGGGTGGCGGCCCCGGCGACTCGGGACTCATCACCGTCCGCGGCCGACGCCTGCTGGGCCAGGCCGACGTCGTAGTGGCGGACCGTCTTGGCCCCCGTGAGCTGCTGAAAGAACTCGCTCCGGATGTCCGCGTGATCGAGGTAGGCAAGACGCCCGGCCACCACCCGGTGCCGCAGCTGGAGATCAACCGCATCCTGGTGGAGGAAGCCCTCAAGGGCAACCGCGTGGTCCGCCTCAAAGGCGGCGACCCCTACGTCCTGGGGCGCGGAGGCGAGGAAGCAGAATTCTGCCGGCAGAACGGCGTCGAGGTTGAAGTAGTGTCCGGCGTGACGTCGGCAATCTCGGTTCCGGCCGCCGCCGGTATCCCGGTGACGCACCGTGGCCTGGCCAAAGGCTTCAGCGTGGTGACCGGCCACGAAGAGCTGTCCGAAGTCCCCGCACGCCCCGATCACACTGTGGTTTTGCTCATGGGAGTGGCGCAATTGCGTGATTCCGCGGCTGCGCTGGCAGGCTCGGGTCTGCCTTTGGACACGCCAGTAGGTATCGTAGAGAACGGGTATTTGCCGGATCAGCGCGTCACCATCGGCACTCTGGGCACCATTGCGGACCAGGCGGAAGCCGTCGGCGTGGCCAACCCGGCGGTCATTGTGATCGGCGATGTGGTCCGTGTCAGCCCCTTTGCCCCGCAACATTTCAAGACCGCTGACTACAGCACTATTACCCCCAACCGTCCCCGCGTCCGCAGTAACTGA
- a CDS encoding DNA alkylation repair protein gives MTPKSGKTPDTGKKLNTGKTATAAKAPKAGKSPRAALAPGTQPTAVEFLARLQVRQSDVEQAKYQRYFKTGQGDYAEGDFFLGVRMGEVFTLGKEFAAMPPKEIEELLEQDIHEARAGAVKIMALQMQKKKTTEDRRRELYELYLRRHDRINNWDLVDLGAGRVVGGWLMDKPRDPLYHLARSEDMWERRTAIVATSAFIREGQLDDTFAIAEILLHDAEDLINKAVGGWVRDAGRSSRERLLAFLDEHAATMPRTALRYAIEHLGKEQRAYYLRLRDSVSPT, from the coding sequence ATGACCCCCAAGTCCGGAAAGACCCCAGACACCGGTAAGAAACTCAACACCGGGAAGACGGCCACCGCTGCCAAGGCCCCCAAGGCAGGCAAGTCCCCAAGAGCCGCGCTGGCGCCTGGCACCCAGCCCACCGCCGTCGAGTTTCTGGCACGGCTGCAAGTGCGGCAGTCCGACGTCGAACAGGCCAAATACCAGCGGTATTTCAAGACGGGTCAAGGAGACTATGCCGAGGGTGACTTTTTCCTGGGCGTCCGCATGGGCGAGGTTTTCACTCTCGGCAAGGAGTTCGCAGCCATGCCCCCGAAGGAGATTGAGGAACTCCTGGAGCAGGACATCCACGAGGCAAGGGCCGGGGCCGTGAAGATCATGGCCCTGCAAATGCAGAAAAAGAAGACCACTGAAGATCGGCGCAGGGAACTTTACGAGCTGTATCTGCGCAGGCACGACCGCATCAACAACTGGGACCTTGTTGACCTGGGTGCCGGACGGGTTGTGGGTGGGTGGCTGATGGATAAGCCGCGCGATCCCCTCTATCACTTGGCCCGTTCGGAGGACATGTGGGAGCGCCGGACAGCCATCGTGGCGACGTCGGCGTTCATCCGCGAAGGCCAGCTGGACGACACTTTCGCCATCGCCGAGATCCTGCTCCATGACGCTGAAGACCTCATTAACAAAGCCGTGGGTGGTTGGGTCCGGGATGCCGGGCGCAGTAGCCGCGAGCGCCTCCTGGCTTTCTTGGATGAACACGCTGCCACCATGCCGCGGACGGCGCTTCGTTACGCGATCGAGCACCTCGGCAAGGAGCAGCGGGCCTATTACCTGAGGCTCAGGGACAGTGTTTCTCCGACTTGA
- a CDS encoding glutaminase: MDIQNLLEDIVGAVQPHIGQGKVADYIPQLGAVDPHQFGISVVTREGDVFSAGDAHVEFSIQSISKVFALALVLAADGDHIWKRVFREPSGNPFNSLVQLESEDGIPRNPFINAGAIVVTDRLLSLTGNAAHAVRDLMRQETGNAGVDTDHRVASSELGKGHRNASLAHFLASCGNLENPVEEVLNSYAEQCALAMTCEDLALATRFLASNGLGADGTLVLSPAQTKRINAVMLTCGTYDAAGEFAYRVGLPGKSGVGGGIVAVVPNKCSISVWSPGLGRSGNSVAGVAALDEFTTRTGWSVF; encoded by the coding sequence GTGGACATTCAAAACCTTCTCGAAGACATTGTCGGGGCGGTTCAACCGCACATCGGCCAAGGCAAAGTAGCGGACTATATCCCGCAACTCGGCGCAGTAGACCCGCATCAATTCGGGATCTCGGTAGTCACCCGGGAAGGCGATGTCTTCTCCGCAGGGGACGCCCATGTGGAATTCTCCATTCAAAGCATCTCGAAGGTCTTCGCCCTCGCCCTGGTGTTGGCTGCCGATGGCGACCACATCTGGAAGAGGGTTTTCCGTGAACCGTCGGGCAACCCCTTCAACTCGCTGGTTCAGCTCGAGAGCGAGGACGGCATTCCCCGGAACCCGTTCATCAACGCCGGAGCCATTGTGGTGACGGACAGGCTCCTTAGCCTGACGGGCAACGCCGCCCACGCAGTCCGGGACCTGATGCGCCAAGAGACCGGCAATGCCGGCGTCGACACGGATCACCGCGTGGCGTCCTCCGAATTGGGCAAAGGGCACCGCAACGCCTCGCTGGCGCATTTCCTGGCGAGCTGCGGCAACTTGGAAAACCCCGTGGAGGAGGTCCTGAACTCTTACGCCGAGCAATGCGCCCTGGCCATGACGTGCGAAGACCTGGCGCTCGCAACCCGGTTCCTTGCATCCAACGGTTTGGGTGCAGATGGGACACTGGTGCTTTCCCCCGCGCAGACCAAAAGAATCAACGCTGTCATGCTCACCTGCGGTACCTACGATGCTGCGGGCGAATTCGCGTACAGGGTGGGGCTGCCGGGCAAGAGTGGCGTCGGCGGAGGGATAGTGGCCGTGGTGCCCAACAAGTGCTCCATCAGTGTGTGGAGTCCCGGCCTGGGAAGGTCGGGCAACTCGGTGGCTGGTGTGGCCGCGCTGGACGAATTCACTACGCGTACTGGCTGGTCGGTCTTTTAG
- a CDS encoding LLM class flavin-dependent oxidoreductase → MHKKRIGFLSFGHWARVPGSLVPTAGEALKQGIELAVAAEELGIDGAFFRVHHFARQQASPFPLLSAIAARTSRIEIGTGVIDMRYENPLYMAEEAAATDLISDGRLQLGVSRGSPEPARNGAANFGYVPADGEDGGDMARRHTALFRKAIAGHGVAEADPHYAGGATGLLPIQPQSPGLSQRIWWGAGTRKTAVWAAEQGMNLMSSTLLTEDTGVPFDELQAEQIHMFREAWAAAGHDLEPRISVSRSVIPIVDEVDNHYFGLRAQADSKDQVGVLDGALSRFGKSYIGEPDQLAEELAKDAAVQAADTILLTVPNQLGVDYNAKLLRNVAKHVAPAIGWSPHLAT, encoded by the coding sequence ATGCACAAGAAACGGATCGGCTTCCTCTCCTTCGGACACTGGGCGCGTGTACCTGGCTCATTGGTTCCCACGGCTGGGGAGGCCCTGAAGCAGGGGATTGAACTCGCTGTCGCGGCGGAGGAACTGGGCATAGACGGGGCTTTCTTCCGGGTCCACCACTTCGCCCGGCAGCAGGCTTCTCCCTTCCCGCTCCTCAGCGCGATCGCGGCCAGGACCAGCCGGATCGAAATCGGCACAGGCGTGATCGACATGCGCTACGAAAACCCGCTCTACATGGCCGAGGAAGCCGCCGCCACGGACCTCATCAGCGATGGGCGTCTGCAGCTCGGCGTGAGCCGCGGTTCACCCGAGCCTGCCCGGAACGGCGCCGCGAACTTTGGCTACGTCCCCGCCGACGGCGAGGACGGCGGCGACATGGCACGCCGTCACACGGCGCTGTTCCGGAAAGCCATCGCCGGGCACGGTGTTGCCGAAGCCGATCCGCACTACGCTGGCGGAGCCACGGGGCTGCTACCCATCCAACCCCAGTCACCGGGCCTCTCACAGCGGATCTGGTGGGGAGCCGGCACCCGGAAAACTGCCGTGTGGGCCGCAGAGCAGGGCATGAACCTTATGAGCTCCACACTCCTCACCGAGGACACAGGCGTGCCGTTTGATGAGTTGCAGGCCGAACAGATCCACATGTTCCGTGAGGCCTGGGCCGCAGCCGGGCACGACCTTGAGCCGAGGATCTCAGTCAGCCGCAGCGTGATCCCGATTGTGGACGAGGTAGACAACCACTACTTCGGCCTCCGCGCCCAAGCCGACAGCAAGGACCAAGTGGGCGTCCTCGACGGCGCGCTGTCCCGCTTCGGCAAAAGCTACATCGGGGAGCCCGATCAGTTGGCAGAGGAACTTGCCAAGGACGCTGCGGTTCAAGCGGCTGACACCATCCTGCTCACTGTGCCCAACCAGCTGGGAGTGGATTACAACGCCAAGCTCCTGAGGAACGTAGCAAAGCACGTAGCCCCTGCCATCGGATGGAGTCCACACCTGGCCACATAA
- a CDS encoding DUF305 domain-containing protein, giving the protein MNKTQLTLSAATFAGLLAVAGCASPANPGSMPGMDHGNSNTSAPTNITSAEHNAADVMFAQMMIPHHAQAVEMSDAMLAKANIPAAITELANKIKAAQAPEIEKMTGWLQSWNMPVMGSSGHGGHGMDGMVSESELQKLSEAQGTEASKLFLSQMIAHHEGAISMAKTEISQGKFPEAIQLSKDIVTSQEKEIQEMKTLLATL; this is encoded by the coding sequence ATGAACAAAACCCAGCTCACCCTTAGCGCCGCCACTTTTGCAGGTCTCCTTGCTGTGGCGGGCTGTGCCTCTCCCGCGAACCCTGGCTCCATGCCGGGAATGGACCACGGAAACTCCAATACCAGCGCGCCCACCAATATCACTTCTGCAGAGCACAACGCGGCGGACGTCATGTTTGCCCAGATGATGATTCCCCATCATGCCCAAGCGGTGGAGATGTCCGATGCCATGCTCGCAAAGGCCAACATTCCTGCCGCGATAACGGAGTTGGCCAATAAGATCAAAGCGGCTCAGGCACCCGAAATTGAGAAGATGACGGGCTGGCTCCAGAGCTGGAACATGCCGGTCATGGGTTCCTCAGGTCATGGCGGCCACGGCATGGACGGCATGGTCAGCGAAAGCGAACTCCAGAAACTCAGTGAAGCCCAGGGCACGGAAGCGTCCAAGCTCTTCCTCTCACAGATGATTGCCCACCATGAAGGCGCCATCAGCATGGCCAAGACGGAGATCAGCCAAGGCAAGTTCCCGGAGGCCATCCAGTTGAGCAAGGACATCGTGACCTCGCAGGAGAAGGAGATCCAGGAGATGAAAACCCTGCTGGCCACGCTCTAG
- a CDS encoding dihydrofolate reductase family protein, which translates to MGLLTFSINVTLDGCVDHREGIADDETHALFTRLLEQGGAMLWGRTTYEMMESYWPLVASGEVDAPPALREWALTLETIPKYVVSSTRSKFPWTNSHHLVGDLQIAVQELKDRTPEGVLVGSGKLATELDRLDLIDEYKFLIHPMIAGHGPTLYQGGLPSTRHLKLVSSEPLSNGAVYMHYRRAD; encoded by the coding sequence ATGGGCCTTCTAACGTTCAGTATCAACGTCACTCTTGATGGTTGCGTCGACCACCGGGAGGGAATCGCGGACGACGAGACTCATGCCCTCTTCACCCGTCTTCTGGAGCAGGGGGGTGCAATGCTCTGGGGCCGTACTACCTACGAAATGATGGAGAGCTATTGGCCCTTGGTGGCAAGCGGTGAAGTAGACGCACCGCCAGCGTTGCGGGAGTGGGCGCTGACCCTGGAGACAATACCCAAGTACGTCGTATCGTCCACTCGGTCAAAATTCCCCTGGACCAATAGCCACCATCTTGTTGGCGATCTGCAGATTGCGGTGCAGGAACTCAAGGACAGGACCCCCGAGGGCGTGCTGGTCGGCAGCGGCAAACTAGCCACAGAACTGGACCGTCTTGATTTGATCGACGAATACAAGTTCCTTATCCATCCCATGATCGCTGGCCACGGGCCCACCCTGTATCAGGGCGGACTGCCCAGCACCCGGCACCTCAAGCTTGTCTCATCGGAGCCGCTCAGCAACGGCGCGGTCTACATGCACTATCGACGAGCCGATTGA
- a CDS encoding ABC transporter permease, translating into MPSNPITTEERTLPVTDSKEHITSPSLKGNASELRDLEAGLDNLQSDSGRKAGIEWKRVLLPVAALVVLILAWQFYVSLEFKRRDLVPGPLDVLTQFVTMWGEGKVQEAVWTSLQRGVIGFLISVVIATPVGLILAQVAPLRRAFGPLISGLQVLPSVAWVPAAIIWFGLTDATVYFVVFMGAIPSIINGLISGVDQIPPQYRSVGTVLGANRLQMALQIVLPAALPGYIGGLKQGWAFSWRSLMAAEIIAVGGTIGFGLGSLLDQGRLLSDMTIVMSAILLILFVGILIELLVFGPIEKRLLQRRGLLAGSSR; encoded by the coding sequence ATGCCAAGTAACCCCATCACCACCGAAGAGCGGACCCTTCCCGTGACAGATTCCAAAGAGCACATCACCTCGCCGTCGCTGAAGGGCAACGCCTCGGAACTCCGGGACCTTGAAGCAGGCCTGGACAACCTCCAGTCGGACAGCGGACGCAAAGCTGGCATCGAATGGAAGCGCGTCCTGCTGCCTGTTGCCGCCTTGGTGGTCCTGATTCTTGCGTGGCAGTTCTACGTATCCCTCGAGTTCAAACGACGTGACCTGGTTCCCGGGCCCCTGGACGTTCTCACCCAGTTCGTCACCATGTGGGGCGAAGGTAAAGTCCAGGAAGCAGTGTGGACGTCTCTGCAGCGTGGTGTGATCGGCTTCCTGATTTCGGTGGTCATCGCTACCCCCGTGGGGTTGATCCTGGCTCAAGTGGCTCCCTTGCGCCGTGCGTTCGGGCCGCTCATTTCCGGTTTGCAGGTGCTCCCTTCCGTGGCATGGGTTCCCGCTGCCATCATCTGGTTTGGCCTCACTGACGCCACCGTCTACTTCGTGGTGTTCATGGGCGCTATCCCGTCCATCATCAACGGGCTCATCTCCGGTGTGGACCAGATCCCGCCGCAGTACCGCAGTGTGGGCACAGTTCTCGGAGCGAACCGTCTCCAGATGGCACTGCAGATTGTCCTGCCAGCAGCTCTTCCCGGGTACATCGGCGGCTTGAAGCAGGGCTGGGCTTTCTCCTGGCGTTCACTCATGGCCGCAGAGATCATCGCAGTGGGCGGAACGATTGGGTTCGGCCTGGGCTCGCTGCTGGATCAGGGGCGTTTGCTCTCCGACATGACAATCGTGATGTCCGCGATCCTGCTGATCCTGTTTGTGGGAATCCTGATCGAACTGCTTGTGTTCGGGCCCATTGAGAAGCGTTTGCTGCAGCGTCGGGGTTTGCTGGCGGGAAGCAGCCGCTAA